The Magnolia sinica isolate HGM2019 chromosome 9, MsV1, whole genome shotgun sequence genome contains a region encoding:
- the LOC131256659 gene encoding protein CHLOROPLAST IMPORT APPARATUS 2-like isoform X1 — protein MSSCLSGGGRAYGFDLEIVKPPSPSTYSSHSSSPSSTISESSNSPLAISTRKPRTPRKRPNQTYTEAAALLSTIYPSIFSTKHLQKPCKHMKSYDSFSESSELLPPFPAFDNPGFPLQPIPEKPTFRIAPRPANSGEKSCHGPSEIDFRPNSPARCDGYEEDFDAGLILDEVDEGIDSIMGNLSMCNESYSDSNDCSGQTNDWCGNPMGLGFGGRFEVGVGFGGNVRALRHVEDEDWWRNPTVEVINILPKFKSCEKKKKKKKVEEDELKDLKSGLCLKLNYEDVLSAWSDRSPFSDQISMATGSTADAIARLAQCDLLLGIGDWKQHQGDEIDGQREACVLRYKEKRRTRLFSKKIRYQVRKVNADRRPRMKGRFVRRPSLLHLSNGEG, from the exons ATGTCTTCGTGTTTAAGCGGAGGCGGGCGGGCCTATGGATTTGATCTTGAAATTGTGAAACCTCCATCTCCATCCACCTATTCTTCTCATTCATCTTCTCCCTCCTCAACTATCTCCGAATCAAGCAATTCTCCCCTTGCAATCTCAACTAGAAAGCCCCGAACCCCTCGAAAACGGCCTAATCAAACCTACACTGAAGCTGCTGCCCTCCTCTCTACAATCTATCCCAGTATATTTTCCACAAAACACCTTCAAAAGCCCTGCAAACACATGAAATCCTATGACTCTTTCTCAGAATCATCTGAACTGTTACCGCCCTTTCCGGCATTCGACAACCCTGGATTCCCACTCCAACCAATCCCTGAAAAACCCACTTTCCGAATTGCTCCCAGGCCTGCGAATTCCGGTGAGAAGTCCTGCCATGGCCCGTCTGAAATCGATTTCAGGCCAAATTCGCCCGCCCGCTGTGATGGGTACGAAGAGGACTTCGATGCTGGATTGATACTCGATGAAGTCGACGAGGGCATCGACAGCATTATGGGGAATCTCAGCATGTGCAACGAATCCTACAGCGATTCGAATGATTGCAGTGGCCAAACTAATGATTGGTGTGGAAATCCAATGGGGTTGGGTTTTGGCGGGAGATTTGAAGTGGGGGTTGGGTTTGGTGGGAATGTGAGGGCATTGAGACACGTAGAGGATGAGGATTGGTGGAGGAATCCGACCGTTGAGGTGATTAACATCCTTCCCAaattcaaatcatgtgagaagaagaagaagaaaaagaaggttgAAGAAGATGAATTGAAGGATTTGAAGTCTGGTTTGTGCTTGAAATTGAACTATGAGGATGTTTTGAGTGCATGGTCCGATCGCTCGCCATTCTCAGACCAGATTTCGATGGCTACGGGCTCGACTGCGGATGCCATT GCCAGATTAGCACAATGTGATTTATTGTTGGGAATTGGAGATTGGAAGCAGCATCAGGGCGATGAGATCGACGGCCAGAGAGAGGCGTGCGTATTGAGATACAAGGAGAAGAGGAGAACAAGGCTCTTCTCGAAGAAAATCCGGTACCAAGTTCGCAAGGTGAATGCTGATCGACGGCCCAGAATGAAG GGTCGGTTTGTTAGAAGGCCATCCCTTCTGCATTTGAGTAATGGCGAGGGATGA
- the LOC131256659 gene encoding protein CHLOROPLAST IMPORT APPARATUS 2-like isoform X2, with amino-acid sequence MSSCLSGGGRAYGFDLEIVKPPSPSTYSSHSSSPSSTISESSNSPLAISTRKPRTPRKRPNQTYTEAAALLSTIYPSIFSTKHLQKPCKHMKSYDSFSESSELLPPFPAFDNPGFPLQPIPEKPTFRIAPRPANSGEKSCHGPSEIDFRPNSPARCDGYEEDFDAGLILDEVDEGIDSIMGNLSMCNESYSDSNDCSGQTNDWCGNPMGLGFGGRFEVGVGFGGNVRALRHVEDEDWWRNPTVEVINILPKFKSCEKKKKKKKVEEDELKDLKSGLCLKLNYEDVLSAWSDRSPFSDQISMATGSTADAIISTM; translated from the exons ATGTCTTCGTGTTTAAGCGGAGGCGGGCGGGCCTATGGATTTGATCTTGAAATTGTGAAACCTCCATCTCCATCCACCTATTCTTCTCATTCATCTTCTCCCTCCTCAACTATCTCCGAATCAAGCAATTCTCCCCTTGCAATCTCAACTAGAAAGCCCCGAACCCCTCGAAAACGGCCTAATCAAACCTACACTGAAGCTGCTGCCCTCCTCTCTACAATCTATCCCAGTATATTTTCCACAAAACACCTTCAAAAGCCCTGCAAACACATGAAATCCTATGACTCTTTCTCAGAATCATCTGAACTGTTACCGCCCTTTCCGGCATTCGACAACCCTGGATTCCCACTCCAACCAATCCCTGAAAAACCCACTTTCCGAATTGCTCCCAGGCCTGCGAATTCCGGTGAGAAGTCCTGCCATGGCCCGTCTGAAATCGATTTCAGGCCAAATTCGCCCGCCCGCTGTGATGGGTACGAAGAGGACTTCGATGCTGGATTGATACTCGATGAAGTCGACGAGGGCATCGACAGCATTATGGGGAATCTCAGCATGTGCAACGAATCCTACAGCGATTCGAATGATTGCAGTGGCCAAACTAATGATTGGTGTGGAAATCCAATGGGGTTGGGTTTTGGCGGGAGATTTGAAGTGGGGGTTGGGTTTGGTGGGAATGTGAGGGCATTGAGACACGTAGAGGATGAGGATTGGTGGAGGAATCCGACCGTTGAGGTGATTAACATCCTTCCCAaattcaaatcatgtgagaagaagaagaagaaaaagaaggttgAAGAAGATGAATTGAAGGATTTGAAGTCTGGTTTGTGCTTGAAATTGAACTATGAGGATGTTTTGAGTGCATGGTCCGATCGCTCGCCATTCTCAGACCAGATTTCGATGGCTACGGGCTCGACTGCGGATGCCATT ATTAGCACAATGTGA